In Luteimonas sp. MC1750, the following proteins share a genomic window:
- the rsfS gene encoding ribosome silencing factor, translating to MSSQAQVIKTSLPSPPPSVDVLLSTVLEAVAEIKAVDVAEIDVRGKTSVCDFMVVASGTSTRHVKSIADEVVKFAKRLDCQPLGVEGEREAEWVLVDLGDVVVHVMLPRVREFYALERLWTVGDQPPGDHDDGGGYRRGDSDDANRDAG from the coding sequence TTGTCCAGCCAAGCCCAAGTCATCAAGACCAGCCTGCCCAGCCCGCCGCCGTCGGTCGACGTGCTGCTTTCCACCGTCCTCGAGGCCGTGGCCGAGATCAAGGCGGTCGACGTCGCCGAGATCGACGTCCGCGGCAAGACCAGCGTCTGCGATTTCATGGTGGTCGCCTCGGGCACCTCGACGCGCCACGTGAAGTCGATCGCCGACGAGGTGGTGAAGTTCGCCAAGCGCCTCGACTGCCAGCCGCTGGGCGTCGAAGGCGAGCGCGAGGCCGAATGGGTGCTGGTCGACCTGGGCGACGTCGTGGTCCACGTCATGCTGCCGCGCGTGCGCGAGTTCTATGCGCTGGAGCGGCTGTGGACGGTGGGCGACCAGCCGCCCGGTGACCACGATGACGGCGGCGGGTATCGCCGCGGCGACAGCGACGACGCGAACCGCGACGCCGGCTGA
- a CDS encoding energy transducer TonB gives MVLQHALGSPLPALSTRHAADDPRRPDPVRIVGIAGALLLNGAALMLMLAPLGRPDTAPAPPKSLQGEWFEPRPLPPPPPPELVPVQPAVTPPAPAAQARRVVVPAPTVAAPPLVDGGTLPAEPSPAMDTGMVDVGTRPEAGPVTGMQLAYAEASAPPYPRDALRAGHQGTVVLKVLVGVDGRPLEVSVESGSGYRALDEAARRHVLRHWRFQPAVRDGRPVQAIGVVPVEFRLDRG, from the coding sequence ATGGTCCTGCAGCACGCGCTCGGCAGTCCGCTCCCCGCCCTGTCCACCCGCCACGCCGCGGACGATCCACGCCGGCCCGATCCGGTTCGCATCGTCGGCATCGCCGGCGCCCTGCTCCTCAACGGTGCCGCGCTGATGCTGATGCTGGCGCCGCTCGGCCGCCCGGACACGGCTCCGGCACCGCCAAAGAGCCTGCAGGGCGAGTGGTTCGAGCCGAGGCCGCTGCCGCCGCCCCCTCCGCCCGAGCTCGTGCCGGTTCAGCCCGCGGTGACGCCACCGGCACCGGCTGCCCAGGCACGACGCGTGGTCGTTCCGGCGCCGACCGTCGCGGCCCCGCCGCTGGTCGACGGCGGCACCCTCCCGGCGGAGCCGTCGCCGGCGATGGACACCGGAATGGTCGACGTGGGCACCCGGCCCGAGGCGGGGCCGGTCACCGGCATGCAACTGGCGTATGCCGAGGCCAGCGCGCCGCCCTATCCGCGGGACGCGCTCCGCGCAGGCCACCAGGGCACGGTGGTGCTGAAGGTGCTGGTTGGCGTCGATGGACGGCCGCTGGAGGTCAGCGTCGAGAGCGGCAGCGGCTACCGCGCGCTCGACGAAGCGGCCCGTCGCCACGTGCTGCGCCACTGGCGCTTCCAGCCGGCCGTCCGCGACGGTCGGCCGGTGCAGGCCATCGGCGTGGTGCCGGTCGAGTTCCGCCTCGACCGCGGCTGA
- a CDS encoding Maf family nucleotide pyrophosphatase has translation MLHLASKSPRRRELLARLGLDFGVLDVEVAEQRAPGESPDGYVARVAREKAGAGLLRVVAVPGAVVLGSDTEVVLGDEVFGKPADAADAEGMLRRLSGRSHRVLTAVSLVSAGREASTLVESEVTFATLSDADIAEYVGSGEPMGRAGAYAIQGGAERFIRRLAGSYSGVMGLPLHETAELLRGFGLQARTPRADGGA, from the coding sequence ATGCTCCACCTTGCCTCGAAATCCCCGCGCCGCCGCGAGCTGCTGGCGCGCCTCGGCCTCGACTTCGGCGTGCTCGACGTCGAAGTCGCGGAGCAGCGCGCGCCGGGCGAGTCCCCTGACGGCTATGTCGCGCGCGTGGCGCGCGAGAAGGCCGGCGCCGGCCTGCTGCGCGTGGTCGCGGTGCCCGGCGCGGTCGTCCTGGGTTCGGACACCGAAGTGGTCCTGGGCGACGAGGTCTTCGGCAAGCCCGCCGACGCCGCCGATGCCGAGGGCATGCTGCGCCGGCTCTCCGGCCGCAGCCATCGCGTGCTGACGGCCGTGTCGCTGGTCTCGGCCGGACGCGAGGCTTCGACCCTGGTGGAGAGCGAAGTGACGTTCGCCACCCTGTCCGATGCCGACATCGCCGAGTACGTGGGCAGCGGCGAACCCATGGGCCGTGCCGGTGCCTATGCGATCCAGGGCGGCGCCGAACGCTTCATCCGCCGCCTGGCGGGCAGCTATTCGGGCGTGATGGGCCTGCCGCTGCACGAGACGGCGGAGCTTCTGCGCGGCTTCGGCCTGCAGGCGCGCACGCCGCGCGCGGACGGCGGCGCATGA
- a CDS encoding SIMPL domain-containing protein, whose protein sequence is MIPSLQRTASVAALSLLIAFGSPALTAHAQTPATAGATDGTLLSVSATGEASRAPDVATASAGVVTQAADASAAMRANAAQMTRVIAAIRAAGVAERDIQTSGISIHPNYRHVENEEPRISGYNASNSVNLKVRDIAKLGEVLDALVASGANNVNGPSFGIDQPEAVYDEARRKALEQARGRADMYAEALGLRVRRIVSISEGGRLQTPQPMYAMRAMAMDAEASTPVAAGENTLVANLEIVFELGR, encoded by the coding sequence ATGATCCCCAGCCTGCAGCGCACGGCGTCCGTCGCCGCCCTCTCCCTCCTCATCGCCTTCGGGAGCCCCGCCTTGACCGCACACGCGCAGACCCCCGCCACCGCAGGCGCCACCGACGGGACGCTGCTCTCGGTCTCGGCCACCGGCGAAGCCAGCCGCGCGCCGGACGTGGCCACCGCATCGGCCGGCGTGGTGACCCAGGCCGCGGACGCCAGTGCCGCCATGCGCGCGAACGCCGCGCAGATGACCAGGGTGATCGCGGCCATCCGCGCCGCGGGCGTGGCCGAACGCGACATCCAGACCTCGGGCATCAGCATCCATCCGAATTACCGCCACGTGGAGAACGAGGAGCCGCGCATCTCCGGCTACAACGCCAGCAACTCGGTGAACCTCAAGGTGCGCGACATCGCGAAGCTCGGCGAGGTGCTGGATGCGCTCGTGGCCAGCGGCGCCAACAACGTCAATGGCCCGAGCTTCGGCATCGACCAGCCCGAGGCGGTCTATGACGAGGCGCGGCGCAAGGCGCTCGAGCAGGCGCGCGGCCGTGCCGACATGTACGCTGAGGCCCTGGGCCTGCGCGTGCGCCGGATCGTGAGCATCAGCGAAGGCGGCCGGCTGCAGACGCCGCAGCCGATGTACGCGATGCGCGCGATGGCCATGGATGCCGAGGCGTCGACCCCGGTCGCCGCTGGCGAGAACACCCTGGTGGCCAACCTGGAGATCGTGTTCGAACTGGGGCGCTGA
- the lptE gene encoding LPS assembly lipoprotein LptE — MTAPRLRIVLPALMLLALSACGFHLREPLQLPPGLDGVRVVAADPYSALAQALTRSLEHAGLEVKDGVAQGTGVLRIHSEGWDSQAISVDQFGRAQEFTLRYAAVFSVQDANGDELVPEQVIELSREYVSLPENSTGSESEREMLSRELQREMAASVLRRIDAVNRARMRDAGPAASDD, encoded by the coding sequence ATGACCGCACCCCGTCTCCGCATCGTCCTCCCGGCGCTGATGCTGCTGGCCCTTTCGGCCTGCGGTTTCCACCTTCGCGAGCCGCTCCAGCTCCCGCCGGGCCTCGACGGTGTCCGCGTGGTCGCCGCCGACCCCTACAGCGCGCTGGCCCAGGCGCTGACGCGCTCGCTGGAACACGCCGGCCTCGAGGTCAAGGACGGCGTGGCGCAGGGCACCGGCGTGCTCCGGATCCATTCCGAAGGCTGGGATTCGCAGGCGATCAGCGTCGACCAGTTCGGCCGCGCCCAGGAGTTCACCCTGCGCTATGCGGCGGTGTTCTCGGTCCAGGACGCCAATGGCGACGAGCTGGTGCCGGAGCAGGTGATCGAGCTGTCGCGCGAGTACGTCTCGCTGCCCGAGAACTCCACCGGCTCGGAGAGCGAGCGCGAGATGCTCTCGCGCGAGCTCCAGCGCGAGATGGCCGCCTCGGTGCTGCGCCGGATCGACGCGGTGAACCGGGCGCGCATGCGCGACGCCGGCCCCGCCGCCAGCGACGACTGA
- the rlmH gene encoding 23S rRNA (pseudouridine(1915)-N(3))-methyltransferase RlmH, with protein MKARLVAVGERPPAWVAEGFAEYRKRLSHWLPLELVEVTPGLRGKGRDAARATHDEGQRVLAALPRDVHVVALDGRGRAWDSEALSTRLEHWRGQGRDLAFLVGGPEGHADEVLARADETWSLGPLTLPHMLVRLVLAEQLYRAAALLANHPYHRA; from the coding sequence ATGAAGGCTCGCCTGGTGGCCGTCGGCGAACGCCCGCCGGCCTGGGTGGCCGAAGGCTTCGCCGAATACCGCAAGCGGCTGTCGCACTGGCTGCCGCTGGAACTGGTGGAAGTCACGCCGGGCCTGCGCGGCAAGGGTCGCGACGCCGCCCGTGCGACACACGACGAAGGCCAGCGCGTGCTGGCCGCCCTGCCGCGCGACGTCCACGTCGTGGCGCTGGACGGTCGTGGGCGGGCCTGGGATTCAGAGGCGCTGTCCACCCGCCTGGAACACTGGCGTGGCCAGGGACGCGACCTGGCCTTCCTGGTCGGCGGGCCCGAGGGCCACGCCGACGAGGTGCTGGCCCGCGCCGACGAGACCTGGTCGCTGGGCCCGCTCACGCTGCCGCACATGCTGGTGCGGCTGGTGTTGGCCGAGCAGCTGTACCGCGCCGCGGCGCTGCTCGCCAACCACCCCTACCACCGCGCCTGA
- the holA gene encoding DNA polymerase III subunit delta, which produces MARELTPEQLASGLSRGPLSPVYLVAGAEMLRVLECADAIRAAARGQGYAEREVFEVEGRDVDWDGLEASLRAPSLFSARRLIEVRLPTAKPGKQGAEVIAGYCAQPPPDTCLLVTGGEWSRKHGGKWSEAIAGAGAIAVAWPVKPHELQVWVEARLRRRGVRADTAAVQLLVERVEGNLLAAAQEIDKLALLAPDGTLDAARMQALVADAARYDVFRLVDAALNGQGAQAVRMLAGLRAEGEAVPALMGMVVMELQRTAALARVKARGGNLGAEFKAQRIWDAKEAAYRRALERHPAARWERFVAVAGEVDRVAKGRGAGDEWLLLERLLLAVADPRAVALLAA; this is translated from the coding sequence ATGGCCCGTGAGCTGACGCCCGAACAGCTGGCCTCCGGGCTGTCGCGCGGACCGCTGTCGCCGGTGTACCTGGTGGCCGGCGCCGAGATGCTGCGGGTGCTGGAATGCGCGGATGCCATCCGTGCCGCGGCGCGCGGGCAGGGTTATGCCGAACGCGAGGTGTTCGAGGTCGAAGGCCGGGACGTCGACTGGGATGGCCTCGAGGCCAGCCTGCGCGCGCCCAGCCTGTTTTCGGCGCGGCGGCTGATCGAGGTCCGCCTGCCCACGGCCAAGCCGGGCAAGCAGGGCGCGGAGGTGATCGCCGGCTACTGCGCCCAGCCGCCGCCGGACACCTGCCTGCTGGTCACCGGCGGCGAATGGAGCCGCAAGCACGGTGGCAAGTGGAGCGAGGCGATCGCCGGCGCCGGGGCCATCGCCGTGGCCTGGCCGGTCAAGCCCCACGAGCTGCAGGTCTGGGTGGAGGCGCGGCTGCGCCGGCGCGGCGTGCGCGCCGATACGGCCGCCGTGCAGCTGCTGGTGGAGCGGGTGGAAGGCAACCTGCTCGCCGCCGCGCAGGAGATCGACAAGCTGGCGCTGCTCGCGCCCGACGGGACCCTGGACGCCGCGCGGATGCAGGCGCTGGTTGCCGACGCCGCGCGTTACGACGTGTTCCGCCTGGTCGATGCCGCGCTCAACGGCCAGGGCGCCCAGGCGGTGCGCATGCTCGCCGGGCTGCGTGCCGAGGGCGAAGCGGTGCCGGCCCTCATGGGCATGGTGGTGATGGAGCTGCAGCGCACGGCCGCGCTGGCGCGGGTCAAGGCCCGCGGCGGCAACCTGGGCGCGGAATTCAAGGCCCAGCGCATCTGGGATGCCAAGGAGGCGGCCTATCGCCGCGCGCTGGAGCGCCATCCGGCGGCGCGCTGGGAGCGCTTCGTGGCCGTGGCAGGCGAGGTCGACCGCGTCGCCAAGGGCCGCGGCGCGGGCGACGAGTGGCTGCTGCTGGAGCGCCTGCTGCTCGCCGTGGCCGACCCGCGCGCGGTCGCCCTGCTGGCGGCGTGA
- the nadD gene encoding nicotinate-nucleotide adenylyltransferase yields the protein MSLLACYGGSFDPVHLGHLAVARTVRDALAAEVALVPAADPPHKDATHAGAARRGRMLELAIAGEPGLCIDPLEFERDGPSYTIDTLRMVRARQGPHRPVAWVVGGDSLLQLDAWYRWRELFAHGHVLAVARPGSPLGPEDIAARAPAVACEIGSRRRPAEALADTPAGGFAVLELPRLRHESSTEVRRRIAAGGDWESLLPAPVAGFVREHRLYGYRAATGPSL from the coding sequence GTGAGCCTGCTCGCCTGCTACGGCGGCAGCTTCGATCCGGTCCACCTGGGACACCTGGCCGTGGCGCGGACGGTCCGCGACGCGCTCGCGGCCGAGGTCGCGCTGGTGCCGGCGGCCGATCCGCCGCACAAGGACGCCACCCACGCCGGCGCCGCCCGGCGCGGGCGCATGCTCGAGCTGGCGATCGCCGGCGAGCCCGGCCTGTGCATCGATCCGCTGGAATTCGAGCGCGATGGACCGTCGTACACCATCGATACCCTGCGCATGGTCCGCGCCCGCCAGGGCCCCCATCGGCCGGTCGCCTGGGTGGTCGGCGGTGATTCGCTGCTCCAGCTCGACGCCTGGTACCGCTGGCGCGAGCTGTTCGCGCACGGCCACGTGCTGGCGGTCGCCCGCCCTGGCTCGCCGCTGGGGCCGGAGGACATCGCCGCGCGCGCTCCGGCCGTCGCCTGCGAGATCGGCAGCCGCCGCCGGCCCGCCGAAGCGTTGGCCGACACGCCCGCGGGCGGCTTCGCCGTGCTCGAGCTGCCGCGCCTGCGCCACGAATCCTCGACCGAGGTGCGCCGCAGGATCGCCGCAGGTGGCGACTGGGAATCCCTGCTGCCGGCCCCCGTGGCCGGTTTCGTGCGCGAACACCGGCTGTACGGATACAGGGCCGCGACGGGCCCTTCGCTATAA